A section of the Candidatus Binatia bacterium genome encodes:
- a CDS encoding flavin-dependent oxidoreductase codes for MEFGIFSQMHVPPWDEEHSRFMRELEVAEAVEAAGFKYDWAPEHHFLQHYSHQPAPEVFLSWVAARTKRIHVGTAITNITAPVNHPVRVAERIATMDHLSEGRVEFGTGRGSSSAEWAGFCIPSAAETKPMWRESLEQIPRMWQDGVYEYEGRYFRVPPRVVLPKPYTKPHPPLWLACSSPQTFTEAGELGLGALCFTFGTPAEIAHLVRAYKEAIQRCTNPIGGYINNNIAVTTNMFCLPDGDEARYLYANAKVERFTEYFFYWLDSIPRPKGLPKEGPIGPLPPTTPEQLKAGLAAGGRQIGAPEEIIPVIQMYEEIGVDQLIYAPLTLTLDQKHVLRSIETFGKHVLPKFDKDPVHSTVRQREQQLKAKAA; via the coding sequence ATGGAGTTCGGCATCTTCTCGCAAATGCATGTACCCCCGTGGGACGAGGAGCATTCCCGTTTCATGCGGGAACTGGAAGTGGCTGAGGCCGTGGAAGCGGCGGGCTTCAAGTACGACTGGGCGCCCGAGCATCACTTCCTGCAGCATTACTCGCATCAACCTGCACCCGAGGTTTTTCTGAGTTGGGTTGCTGCCCGCACGAAAAGGATCCACGTGGGCACTGCAATCACGAATATTACAGCACCGGTCAACCACCCGGTGAGAGTGGCGGAACGCATTGCGACGATGGACCACCTGTCCGAAGGTCGAGTGGAATTTGGCACCGGGCGTGGTTCCTCGTCGGCGGAGTGGGCTGGCTTTTGTATCCCGTCGGCCGCGGAAACGAAACCGATGTGGCGGGAGTCGCTCGAGCAGATCCCCCGCATGTGGCAGGATGGCGTGTACGAATACGAGGGGAGGTACTTCCGTGTTCCCCCTCGTGTTGTGTTACCGAAGCCGTACACGAAACCGCATCCCCCGCTGTGGCTCGCCTGCTCGAGTCCACAAACCTTTACGGAGGCGGGTGAGCTCGGGTTGGGAGCTCTGTGCTTTACCTTTGGGACCCCGGCTGAAATTGCACATCTAGTACGGGCATATAAGGAGGCCATCCAACGATGTACCAACCCGATTGGTGGCTACATCAACAACAACATCGCGGTGACAACCAATATGTTCTGCCTTCCGGACGGCGACGAAGCCCGGTACCTATACGCGAACGCGAAGGTGGAGCGTTTCACCGAGTACTTCTTTTATTGGCTGGACTCGATTCCCCGCCCCAAGGGTTTGCCCAAAGAAGGGCCAATTGGCCCCTTGCCACCCACAACGCCGGAACAACTCAAAGCAGGCCTTGCAGCCGGCGGGCGGCAGATCGGAGCTCCGGAAGAAATTATTCCCGTCATTCAGATGTACGAAGAGATTGGCGTGGATCAGCTCATTTATGCGCCCCTGACACTGACTTTGGACCAAAAGCACGTCCTACGCTCGATCGAAACCTTCGGAAAACACGTGCTGCCGAAGTTTGACAAGGACCCGGTCCATAGCACGGTGCGCCAGCGCGAACAGCAACTGAAGGCAAAGGCGGCCTGA
- a CDS encoding aldehyde dehydrogenase, with product MHDTRNPQTISPHVASVLIGGNWVPAARGVYPVVDPATEEIVGYAPHASVEQVRDAVAAAARAFEEGPWPRLEPAERSRLLRRAAAALRARSAELVDLVIAETGALRSVAVAQQVGAAVARLERYAELAAEPPEVAFSPRLAPTSRGNRWTSGVAVREPIGVVAAITPFNFPMTNCAGKIGPALACGNTVVVKPAPVDPLAVAEMCRIVAAELPPGVVNFVCGPGPEIGEALCADARVDMISFTGSTAVGRAIQEKAGPQMKRVLLELGGKSACIVFADADLEAALAGAMQTWTFHSGQICIAGTRVLVERSIYEEFVRQLCEGARRLKIGDPRDPDTQVGPLVSAAQRERVERWIATGVAEGARLACGGRRPAHLPKGFFVEPTLFTHVDNRMSVAREEIFGPVLVAIPFEDEADAVRIANDSPYGLYGYVWTRDTARALRVARSLRTGTVQINGAPPNPDAPFGGFKQSGIGRDGGRYALQAYSELKYIGWTF from the coding sequence GTGCACGATACTCGAAACCCTCAGACGATCTCCCCGCACGTCGCCTCCGTCTTGATCGGTGGCAATTGGGTCCCTGCTGCCCGAGGCGTCTATCCGGTCGTCGACCCAGCCACCGAGGAAATTGTCGGATATGCACCGCACGCAAGCGTGGAACAGGTGCGGGATGCCGTTGCTGCCGCGGCACGAGCTTTCGAGGAGGGCCCCTGGCCTCGTCTGGAACCGGCCGAGCGTTCTCGGCTGTTGCGGCGGGCCGCGGCGGCGCTGCGGGCGCGCAGCGCCGAACTCGTGGATCTGGTTATCGCCGAGACGGGAGCCCTCCGGTCGGTGGCCGTAGCCCAACAAGTAGGGGCTGCGGTCGCACGCCTCGAGCGCTACGCCGAGTTGGCGGCAGAACCGCCCGAGGTGGCCTTCTCTCCACGTTTGGCACCGACATCCCGAGGCAACCGGTGGACCAGTGGCGTGGCTGTGCGCGAGCCCATCGGGGTGGTCGCCGCAATTACCCCTTTCAACTTTCCCATGACGAATTGTGCGGGCAAGATCGGTCCTGCTCTTGCCTGCGGAAACACTGTCGTCGTCAAACCGGCGCCGGTGGATCCGCTGGCGGTTGCGGAAATGTGTCGGATTGTAGCCGCAGAGTTGCCTCCTGGCGTGGTGAATTTCGTTTGCGGTCCCGGCCCGGAGATCGGCGAGGCACTGTGCGCGGATGCGCGGGTGGACATGATTTCGTTTACCGGCAGCACGGCGGTGGGAAGAGCGATCCAGGAAAAGGCGGGCCCGCAAATGAAACGGGTTTTGTTGGAGCTCGGAGGTAAGTCTGCATGCATCGTGTTTGCCGATGCTGACCTCGAAGCCGCTCTCGCTGGAGCGATGCAAACTTGGACGTTCCACAGCGGGCAAATTTGCATCGCGGGCACACGGGTCTTGGTGGAACGCTCCATTTACGAAGAGTTTGTCCGGCAGCTTTGTGAGGGAGCGCGGCGCTTAAAAATCGGCGACCCGAGAGATCCGGACACGCAGGTTGGTCCGCTTGTGTCCGCAGCGCAACGCGAACGAGTCGAGCGGTGGATCGCCACCGGCGTGGCAGAAGGCGCACGGCTCGCCTGCGGAGGGAGGCGCCCGGCACACCTACCCAAGGGCTTCTTTGTGGAACCAACTTTGTTCACTCACGTGGATAACCGGATGAGCGTTGCGCGAGAGGAGATTTTTGGGCCGGTGTTGGTGGCGATTCCGTTTGAAGACGAAGCGGACGCCGTTCGCATCGCCAACGATTCACCGTACGGTCTTTACGGCTACGTGTGGACTCGAGATACTGCTCGGGCACTGCGTGTCGCACGCAGTCTGCGCACGGGTACCGTGCAAATCAATGGTGCTCCGCCGAACCCCGATGCTCCCTTTGGGGGATTCAAACAAAGCGGGATCGGACGTGATGGGGGTCGCTACGCTTTGCAAGCTTACTCTGAACTGAAATACATTGGTTGGACGTTTTGA
- a CDS encoding alcohol dehydrogenase — protein MRRVRAAVLAKPRDNVEIREVCLRDPGPGEVVVRLRAAGLCHSDLSVVDGTIPYPTPVVLGHEGAGVVEAVGLGVRSVREGDHVIVSTLSHCGRCGSCESGKPTQCRNAPSPKDSRPFSANGQEIYQFANASVFADATLVREEGAIPIDPRVPLDRACLIGCGVVTGYGAVVNRAKVETGATMAVFGAGGIGLNCIQGGVLAGASVIAAVDVMPQKLAWAKQFGATHTIDASQENPVEAIRRICGGVDYAFEAVGALPVIQQALESLAPGGTLTIVGVPPVGSEFRFVVHHLYQNKAILGCRYGAARPRVDFPLLANLYLTGRLKIDELVTREYRLEDFAEALEDLRAGRLARGVFRFD, from the coding sequence ATGAGGCGCGTGCGTGCGGCGGTTTTAGCCAAGCCCAGGGACAATGTGGAGATTCGCGAGGTGTGCTTGCGCGATCCGGGCCCGGGCGAAGTTGTGGTGCGCTTGCGCGCTGCTGGGCTCTGCCATTCGGACCTTAGCGTGGTGGATGGCACCATCCCCTACCCCACTCCGGTCGTGTTGGGTCACGAAGGGGCCGGTGTTGTCGAAGCGGTAGGACTGGGAGTGCGCAGCGTCCGCGAGGGGGACCACGTTATCGTGTCCACCCTTTCCCACTGTGGACGATGCGGCTCGTGCGAGTCGGGGAAGCCCACCCAGTGTCGCAATGCGCCCAGTCCGAAGGACAGCCGCCCGTTTTCCGCCAATGGGCAGGAAATTTATCAGTTTGCCAATGCCTCTGTGTTTGCCGACGCCACGCTGGTACGAGAGGAGGGTGCGATTCCGATCGATCCGCGCGTGCCCCTCGATCGCGCATGCTTGATCGGCTGCGGAGTCGTGACCGGTTACGGCGCAGTAGTCAACCGCGCAAAGGTCGAAACCGGTGCGACCATGGCAGTGTTCGGAGCTGGCGGGATTGGCCTGAATTGCATCCAAGGGGGAGTCCTGGCGGGCGCCAGTGTCATCGCTGCCGTAGATGTCATGCCGCAGAAGCTCGCCTGGGCGAAGCAGTTCGGCGCGACGCATACGATCGATGCGAGCCAAGAGAATCCCGTCGAGGCAATCCGGCGCATTTGCGGTGGCGTCGATTACGCTTTTGAAGCCGTAGGAGCCTTACCCGTGATTCAGCAGGCATTGGAGTCGTTGGCGCCGGGAGGTACTTTGACCATCGTCGGCGTGCCGCCGGTGGGAAGCGAGTTCCGGTTTGTGGTGCACCATCTGTATCAGAACAAGGCGATCCTCGGCTGCCGATATGGGGCGGCGCGGCCACGGGTAGACTTTCCTCTACTGGCGAACTTGTACCTGACTGGCCGGCTGAAAATCGACGAGCTGGTCACCCGCGAGTACCGCCTAGAGGACTTTGCCGAAGCTCTTGAGGATCTGCGAGCGGGCCGCTTGGCCCGGGGAGTATTTCGGTTCGATTGA
- a CDS encoding isochorismatase — translation MLPTLPALVSPRETALLVMECQRGVLEPEEDRFRALADAVAKQGTVEHIRRLVAAARTVGTPVVFLTASRRADRKGSAFNCPLLAAGSAATSMVPGSDRHAMVPGLEPRPEDFVVDRMHGVSPFHSTGLDPLLRNLGVRTVVATGVSVNVGILGLVLEAVNFGYYAVIPRDAVAGVPEEYVDQVFRFTLRHLAIVTTVDAIVDLWQPPGPVTNAAIKTVSE, via the coding sequence ATGCTGCCGACGCTGCCGGCCTTGGTCTCGCCCAGAGAAACTGCGCTTCTGGTTATGGAGTGCCAGCGTGGAGTGCTGGAGCCTGAGGAGGACCGGTTTCGTGCGCTGGCCGATGCGGTTGCGAAGCAAGGTACCGTGGAGCACATTCGCCGCTTGGTTGCTGCGGCTCGCACGGTGGGTACTCCGGTGGTCTTTTTAACCGCATCTCGTCGCGCGGATCGCAAGGGTTCCGCTTTCAATTGCCCGCTTTTGGCGGCCGGAAGCGCGGCGACTTCAATGGTTCCGGGGAGCGACCGGCACGCGATGGTTCCGGGTTTGGAGCCGCGACCCGAGGACTTCGTGGTGGATCGCATGCACGGAGTCTCACCCTTCCACAGCACCGGGCTCGATCCCCTACTGCGGAATCTTGGCGTGCGAACGGTGGTCGCCACCGGAGTGTCGGTGAACGTAGGTATTTTGGGACTTGTCCTCGAGGCCGTGAATTTCGGCTACTACGCAGTTATTCCGCGCGACGCAGTTGCTGGCGTTCCGGAGGAATATGTGGACCAGGTGTTTCGTTTTACCTTGCGGCATCTCGCTATTGTGACCACGGTGGATGCGATTGTCGACCTATGGCAACCGCCTGGCCCAGTTACCAATGCAGCCATCAAAACGGTTTCTGAATAA
- the fabG gene encoding 3-oxoacyl-[acyl-carrier-protein] reductase FabG: MQPSKRFLNKVALVTGAGSGIGRATAERLAREGAFVVGLDVSEQGLDETRRMLLEAGGEAEVHPCDVTDEASVDAVIRKVAEHHGGLDVVVNAAGIGRAIRFEDLTLAEWDRVLRVNLFGPFLVTHAALPHMLGRPGANIVNVSSIAGLRGQAYNTAYCASKAGLLNFTRALALEFATRGLRANCVCPGGVKTPLVKNFVPDSSMEPHLLSYAMPPIPGKWGKPADVAAAIAFLASDEAQMINGAALVVDFGVLA, from the coding sequence ATGCAGCCATCAAAACGGTTTCTGAATAAAGTTGCCCTGGTAACCGGCGCCGGGTCCGGCATTGGCCGGGCAACGGCAGAGCGGCTGGCGCGCGAGGGCGCATTTGTGGTCGGCTTGGACGTCTCCGAACAGGGACTGGACGAGACGCGGAGGATGCTTCTCGAGGCCGGTGGCGAAGCCGAAGTGCATCCCTGCGATGTGACGGACGAGGCCAGCGTAGACGCGGTCATTCGCAAAGTTGCGGAGCACCATGGCGGACTCGACGTGGTCGTCAATGCCGCGGGCATTGGGCGAGCGATCCGGTTCGAGGATCTGACCTTAGCGGAATGGGATCGTGTGTTACGCGTGAATTTGTTTGGCCCGTTTTTGGTCACGCATGCCGCCTTGCCGCACATGCTGGGACGGCCCGGCGCAAATATTGTCAACGTTTCCTCGATCGCTGGCCTACGAGGGCAAGCCTACAATACGGCGTACTGCGCTTCGAAGGCTGGTTTACTGAACTTCACCCGTGCTTTGGCTCTGGAATTTGCCACCCGCGGCTTACGCGCGAATTGCGTTTGCCCAGGTGGTGTGAAGACGCCGCTGGTCAAAAACTTCGTGCCGGATTCCTCGATGGAGCCCCACTTGCTGTCGTATGCCATGCCTCCGATCCCCGGCAAGTGGGGGAAGCCTGCGGACGTGGCCGCTGCCATCGCTTTTCTGGCGAGCGATGAAGCTCAAATGATCAACGGTGCTGCCTTGGTCGTCGACTTCGGGGTGCTTGCCTGA
- a CDS encoding ATP-dependent acyl-CoA ligase, with protein sequence MELITELVARRAREEGGRTFVFHEGRRCTYAEFHAASNRVARALRQLGVRKGDRVTLAMQNALEYLLAAFGILKAGAVLHPVNPGLGAPELSYLLGHAEPRLVVTNAETLGKIPRNQLECASTLRWVSFGAAPDSIDLRPLLAAASAADVDSDIGPEDPSTLLYTSGTTGNPKGVLFRHRSTGAAGKHFVEVLGISREDVILAVTPLFHGNAWGAVVTALQAAGTVAFPKAFSASQFWPLVHASGATVLYTLGTILAILLAQTASEAERSSRLRIILGLGSAPLRERIRERFGVREVVECFGSTDAGVVTIEPPGLPPRPGSCGPAVPGVQIRIVDDNGQSLPPRHVGEIAVRSPHCLAEYFRDPEQTRAALRDGWFFTGDLGFLDEDGWLYFVDRKRDVIRRGGENVSSVYVEKVLRDHPAVAEVAVIGVPDPVLGQEIKAFVVPAAEVTEEELRAFAAQRLAKFQVPRYWEFRSSLPKTPTQRVEKYKLRAEAGPHRPLLG encoded by the coding sequence ATGGAATTGATCACCGAACTTGTAGCCCGGCGAGCCCGAGAAGAAGGAGGCCGAACTTTCGTTTTCCATGAGGGGCGCCGTTGTACGTATGCCGAGTTTCACGCTGCGAGTAATCGGGTCGCTCGTGCTCTCCGCCAGCTCGGCGTGCGCAAAGGCGATCGGGTCACCCTGGCGATGCAAAATGCGCTGGAGTACCTTTTGGCGGCCTTCGGCATCCTCAAAGCGGGTGCGGTTCTACACCCCGTCAATCCCGGCCTAGGGGCGCCGGAACTGTCGTATCTGCTGGGCCACGCTGAGCCCCGGTTGGTTGTGACGAACGCAGAGACATTGGGCAAGATCCCCCGCAACCAACTCGAGTGCGCATCCACACTACGCTGGGTGTCTTTTGGTGCCGCTCCCGATAGCATTGATTTGCGGCCCTTGCTGGCGGCCGCCTCGGCTGCGGATGTGGACTCGGATATAGGTCCGGAGGACCCCTCTACCCTTCTCTACACGTCCGGCACCACGGGGAATCCGAAAGGAGTGCTGTTCCGCCATCGCAGTACGGGCGCGGCGGGAAAGCATTTCGTCGAGGTCTTGGGTATTAGTCGGGAAGACGTGATCCTGGCGGTGACACCGTTGTTTCACGGTAATGCCTGGGGTGCCGTAGTGACTGCGCTCCAAGCCGCAGGGACGGTTGCCTTCCCGAAAGCGTTTTCCGCATCGCAGTTTTGGCCCTTGGTACACGCATCCGGGGCCACAGTTTTATATACGTTGGGCACGATCTTAGCGATTCTGCTTGCCCAAACGGCGAGCGAAGCGGAACGATCGAGTCGGTTGCGGATCATTCTCGGTCTAGGCAGTGCGCCGCTGCGGGAGAGGATTCGGGAGCGATTTGGCGTGCGCGAGGTGGTGGAGTGTTTTGGTTCTACCGATGCCGGCGTGGTGACGATCGAACCGCCTGGGTTGCCACCCCGCCCGGGTTCGTGCGGGCCGGCTGTTCCCGGAGTGCAAATTCGGATTGTGGATGATAACGGCCAGTCCCTGCCCCCACGTCACGTGGGAGAGATCGCCGTACGGTCGCCGCATTGCTTGGCCGAATATTTTCGGGATCCGGAGCAAACGCGGGCTGCACTTCGGGACGGCTGGTTTTTCACGGGCGATCTGGGCTTTCTCGACGAGGATGGCTGGCTTTACTTTGTAGACCGCAAGCGCGACGTGATTCGCCGGGGTGGTGAGAACGTCTCCAGCGTCTACGTAGAAAAGGTCTTGCGCGATCATCCGGCAGTTGCCGAAGTCGCTGTAATTGGCGTCCCGGATCCCGTTCTCGGCCAGGAAATCAAAGCGTTCGTGGTGCCGGCAGCCGAGGTGACCGAAGAAGAGTTGCGGGCATTCGCAGCACAGCGACTGGCAAAATTCCAAGTCCCCAGATATTGGGAATTTCGCAGCTCCTTGCCTAAAACGCCCACACAGAGGGTGGAGAAGTACAAACTGCGGGCGGAGGCGGGCCCACACCGGCCGTTGCTGGGATGA
- a CDS encoding acyl-CoA synthetase yields MSFTLPAIHDGIASLVPDREAVVTPNRRLSWAEFAERSRKLAWVLHGSGLGCHRARSALMPWESGQDHLGIYLYNCPEYLEAMVAAFRARVAPFNVNYRYVEQELLYLLRDARPAAIVYHASFAPRLAQVLPELRNVRLLLQVADDSGNALLPGALDYETALRDAPDEPLPFQPDPDDLYIVYTGGTTGQPKGVLWRQEDIFFAAMGGRVPGGTPVQNLEELLQRVPYGGFMRILPAPPFMHGAGHWTALMILHQGGTVVIPKEVRHLDPDDIWQTIEREKVFSLSIVGDAFAVPLLDQLERKQYDLSSLRVIGSGGALLSPSVKAALLERLPHVTVVDGFGSSETGAQGAAAASSASDVTSRFQMDADTVVLDERRLRVLQPEEREVGWIARKGYVPLGYLGDREKTERTFVTIEGVRYAVPGDRAHYAEDGSVVVLGRDSVCINTGGEKVYAEEVEQVLKKHPSVYDVLVTATPSERWGQQVTAVVALRPGMRATAQELRDFAARELARYKLPRAVVFVDHVVRSPTGKPDYRWARQVALEKLGISA; encoded by the coding sequence ATGAGCTTCACGTTGCCGGCGATTCATGACGGAATTGCCTCACTCGTTCCCGATCGCGAGGCGGTGGTCACGCCGAACAGGCGCCTGTCTTGGGCTGAATTTGCGGAGCGCTCGCGGAAACTCGCTTGGGTGCTGCACGGTAGTGGTCTCGGGTGTCACCGAGCGCGGTCGGCGCTCATGCCTTGGGAATCCGGGCAGGATCACTTGGGAATTTATCTGTACAACTGCCCCGAGTATTTAGAGGCAATGGTGGCTGCCTTTCGTGCGCGTGTGGCACCGTTCAACGTGAACTATCGCTACGTGGAGCAGGAACTCTTGTACCTGCTTCGCGACGCGCGCCCGGCTGCCATTGTCTACCACGCCAGTTTTGCCCCGCGGTTGGCGCAGGTCTTGCCAGAGCTCCGCAATGTCCGTCTCTTGTTGCAGGTCGCCGACGATAGCGGCAACGCACTGCTTCCGGGAGCATTGGATTACGAAACGGCTTTACGCGACGCTCCCGACGAGCCGCTGCCTTTCCAGCCCGATCCGGATGATCTCTACATCGTTTACACGGGTGGTACGACGGGCCAGCCCAAAGGAGTTTTGTGGCGCCAGGAGGACATTTTCTTTGCCGCCATGGGTGGACGGGTTCCGGGAGGAACGCCGGTCCAAAACCTCGAGGAATTGTTGCAGCGAGTACCTTATGGCGGGTTTATGCGGATCTTGCCCGCACCGCCTTTCATGCATGGTGCCGGGCATTGGACAGCCCTGATGATTTTACATCAAGGAGGCACGGTGGTGATCCCTAAAGAAGTGCGCCATCTGGATCCCGATGACATTTGGCAAACAATCGAAAGGGAAAAGGTTTTCTCGCTTTCCATTGTCGGCGACGCCTTTGCGGTTCCCCTGCTGGACCAGTTAGAACGCAAACAGTACGATCTCTCGTCGCTGCGTGTCATCGGTTCCGGTGGGGCACTGCTGTCTCCGTCCGTCAAGGCTGCACTGTTGGAACGTTTGCCCCATGTCACCGTAGTGGACGGCTTTGGCTCGTCGGAAACCGGCGCCCAAGGCGCAGCCGCTGCATCCAGCGCCAGTGACGTGACGTCGCGATTCCAAATGGATGCGGATACGGTAGTCCTCGACGAACGCCGGCTACGTGTATTGCAGCCTGAAGAACGGGAGGTCGGTTGGATTGCCCGAAAGGGCTATGTGCCGCTTGGGTATCTCGGAGACCGAGAGAAAACCGAGCGAACCTTCGTCACGATCGAAGGTGTGCGGTACGCTGTCCCAGGGGATCGCGCTCATTATGCGGAAGACGGCAGCGTGGTGGTGCTCGGTAGAGACTCGGTGTGCATCAACACTGGCGGTGAAAAGGTTTACGCGGAGGAAGTGGAGCAGGTGCTGAAAAAGCACCCATCTGTTTACGACGTTCTGGTTACAGCAACACCCAGCGAACGCTGGGGCCAGCAGGTGACGGCCGTGGTAGCGTTGCGGCCAGGGATGCGGGCAACCGCGCAGGAGTTGCGCGACTTCGCCGCCAGAGAGTTGGCGCGCTACAAGCTTCCCCGCGCCGTGGTGTTCGTGGACCACGTGGTGCGCAGTCCCACCGGTAAGCCCGACTATCGCTGGGCCCGCCAAGTCGCACTGGAAAAGCTGGGGATCTCGGCTTGA
- a CDS encoding malonyl-CoA synthase, whose translation MQRPVKKIRSLAELPSIWSRQWGDLVAVADVRQTCTYRDLDWSSARWASALRRHGFEPGARVALWGGNSARWLARAFGVWRAGATLIPLSTFATPRELQQILDSARPDLVVTDRWLRGRDLAEILSSVQMPQSVQRVVCSHAGGASDCEPEERFLRAASPLDGGDDLAGAEDVALVLYTSGTTGRPKGVRLQHRAVLGAMWPTVARGGLRVKDRLVSSLPLFWVAGLCIRALPTLASGCALLVMETFDVGELLELLQVWQPTGIHLRPPQVTSLLSHPHFDPKLLARIRRGGGRNAWYAPHLGRARLITGYGMTEMSGYVTALSWRDSEHVRATGIGKPLPRVEIKIMDENGQECASGQTGEIVVRGPGLFQGYEGDHPRPYLDTQGFFWTGDLGFFDERGELRFVGRKKELLRCKGINVSPLEVESILAEHPSVEAAFVVGLPPDGFDQRLVALVVSRDGVNYEAAWRQWCREKLSAYKCPSDFVLVQRHEIPFGPTSKPQRRELAALAAARLAGGATTDQ comes from the coding sequence GTGCAGCGGCCAGTAAAGAAGATCCGCAGCCTCGCAGAACTCCCTTCCATTTGGAGTCGCCAATGGGGGGATTTAGTTGCGGTCGCGGATGTCCGCCAAACGTGCACCTACCGCGACTTAGACTGGTCGTCTGCGCGGTGGGCATCTGCATTGCGCCGCCACGGCTTTGAGCCTGGCGCCCGTGTGGCTTTATGGGGCGGAAACAGCGCCCGCTGGTTAGCGCGGGCCTTTGGTGTGTGGCGGGCTGGTGCAACCCTGATCCCGCTCTCCACCTTCGCGACGCCCCGGGAACTTCAGCAAATTCTGGATAGTGCGCGCCCCGATCTGGTGGTGACCGATCGCTGGCTGCGGGGGCGTGACCTTGCGGAGATTCTGTCTTCCGTGCAAATGCCGCAATCGGTGCAACGTGTCGTTTGCAGCCACGCGGGGGGCGCGTCCGATTGCGAACCGGAAGAGCGTTTTTTGCGCGCTGCTTCGCCACTCGACGGAGGCGACGATCTCGCAGGTGCCGAGGACGTCGCGTTAGTCCTGTACACGTCCGGAACCACCGGGCGTCCGAAGGGGGTGCGGCTCCAGCACCGTGCTGTCCTGGGTGCGATGTGGCCGACGGTTGCCCGAGGTGGCTTGAGGGTGAAGGATCGCCTGGTTTCGAGCCTCCCGCTGTTTTGGGTGGCCGGCCTTTGTATTCGCGCGTTACCGACGCTCGCAAGTGGCTGTGCGCTGTTGGTGATGGAAACTTTTGATGTTGGCGAACTGTTGGAGTTATTGCAGGTGTGGCAGCCTACCGGCATTCATTTGCGACCTCCACAAGTCACTTCCTTACTTTCGCATCCACACTTCGACCCCAAGTTGCTAGCTCGCATCCGAAGGGGCGGCGGCCGCAATGCATGGTACGCCCCTCACTTAGGCCGCGCTCGCTTGATTACCGGATACGGAATGACGGAGATGTCTGGCTACGTTACTGCGCTCAGTTGGCGGGATTCCGAGCACGTACGCGCGACGGGGATCGGAAAACCATTACCCCGGGTGGAGATCAAGATCATGGACGAGAACGGGCAGGAATGCGCCAGTGGCCAGACCGGGGAAATTGTCGTGCGCGGGCCTGGTCTTTTTCAGGGTTACGAGGGGGATCATCCGCGCCCGTATCTGGACACCCAGGGGTTCTTTTGGACTGGAGACTTGGGCTTTTTTGACGAGCGCGGGGAGCTCCGCTTTGTCGGAAGAAAAAAGGAACTCTTGCGCTGCAAGGGAATTAACGTATCACCCCTCGAGGTGGAAAGTATTCTCGCGGAACACCCGAGCGTCGAAGCCGCGTTCGTGGTCGGCCTTCCACCAGACGGATTCGACCAGCGACTGGTGGCGCTGGTCGTTTCGCGCGACGGGGTCAATTACGAGGCCGCATGGCGGCAGTGGTGCCGGGAGAAACTATCGGCATACAAATGCCCGAGCGACTTCGTGCTCGTGCAGCGACACGAAATTCCCTTTGGGCCCACGAGTAAACCGCAGCGCAGGGAACTCGCCGCCTTAGCCGCAGCCCGGCTGGCTGGGGGCGCGACAACGGACCAGTAG